From Uloborus diversus isolate 005 chromosome 8, Udiv.v.3.1, whole genome shotgun sequence, a single genomic window includes:
- the LOC129227605 gene encoding uncharacterized protein LOC129227605, with translation MLLLRYQRQRQEAEDGGRRDTSEHDMRRKISDRDLKGESHRAATRGTLICIFVCGSFLLTLGLVILFVGLLVPGPKKDPTPWLVIGPTCIVLGILVLLLSVEIIIKLRKISASSRGSAEPETPVKKGTVKHGWGNQEDGDVELGKEVMPKVIPVIVHPSTPLQLDATSLTADVVQHR, from the coding sequence ATGTTGCTACTTCGTTACCAACGGCAACGGCAGGAAGCGGAGGATGGCGGTCGCAGAGACACTTCTGAGCACGACATGCGTCGGAAAATCAGCGACAGGGACCTCAAAGGTGAAAGTCACCGTGCAGCTACCAGGGGCACACTCATTTGCATCTTCGTCTGCGGTTCCTTTCTTCTTACCCTTGGACTGGTCATTTTGTTCGTCGGTCTCCTAGTTCCAGGCCCCAAGAAGGATCCCACGCCATGGCTCGTCATCGGCCCCACGTGCATCGTGCTGGGTATACTCGTCCTGTTGCTGTCCGTGGAAATTATCATAAAACTGAGAAAGATATCTGCCTCTTCGAGGGGCTCTGCGGAGCCAGAGACACCTGTCAAGAAAGGAACTGTCAAGCATGGATGGGGGAATCAAGAGGATGGCGACGTAGAGCTTGGTAAAGAAGTAATGCCAAAAGTTATTCCGGTTATTGTTCATCCATCTACTCCGTTGCAGTTAGATGCTACTTCATTGACAGCGGATGTGGTGCAACATAGGTGA